From a region of the Coffea arabica cultivar ET-39 chromosome 3e, Coffea Arabica ET-39 HiFi, whole genome shotgun sequence genome:
- the LOC113736977 gene encoding sm-like protein LSM36B → MSGTGEKGSATTKTPADFLKSIRGRPVVVKLNSGVDYRGILACLDGYMNIAMEQTEEYVNGQLKNKYGDAFIRGNNVLYISTSKRTLAEGA, encoded by the exons ATGAGTGGAACAGGAGAGAAAGGCTCAGCAACCACCAAAACCCCAGCTGATTTTCTCAAATCTATTCGGGGGCGACCTGTTGTTGTCAAGCTAAACTCTGGCGTTGACTATCGAG GTATCTTAGCTTGTCTCGATGGATACATGAATATAGCAATGGAACAAACAGAGGAATACGTAAATGGACAGCTGAAGAATAAATATGGAGACGCCTTTATTCGTGGAAATAATG TGCTATATATCAGCACATCAAAGAGAACCCTAGCAGAGGGGGCATAA